From one Macellibacteroides fermentans genomic stretch:
- a CDS encoding helix-turn-helix domain-containing protein → MPIIVNLDVIMAKRKISLNELSERVDLTLSNLSILKTGKAKAIRFSTLEAICKALDCQPGDILEYVNDEK, encoded by the coding sequence ATGCCAATTATAGTAAACTTAGATGTGATAATGGCAAAGCGTAAAATTTCGCTGAATGAACTTTCAGAAAGAGTCGATCTTACATTATCAAACCTCTCTATCCTAAAGACAGGAAAGGCAAAAGCAATTCGTTTCAGCACCTTAGAAGCAATTTGCAAAGCACTGGACTGCCAACCGGGAGATATTCTGGAGTACGTAAACGACGAAAAATAA
- a CDS encoding VOC family protein gives MKLTSYLVFNGQAEEAANFYADVLGGKIDNLYRYESMPPTPEMPVPEECKQMILHCCIAFPGGSMAMADSLPHDKRNFGNRGHMLTLACDSTAQTEEVYAKLTQGAQKIECPLTETFFAKQYAEVIDRYGVLWAIMYSEE, from the coding sequence ATGAAACTAACGTCTTACCTCGTTTTCAATGGTCAGGCCGAAGAGGCTGCCAACTTCTATGCCGATGTGCTGGGAGGAAAAATCGATAACCTTTACCGCTACGAGTCTATGCCTCCCACACCTGAAATGCCGGTGCCTGAAGAGTGCAAACAAATGATTCTGCATTGTTGCATCGCTTTCCCCGGAGGATCGATGGCCATGGCCGACTCGTTGCCGCACGATAAGCGCAACTTCGGTAACCGGGGACATATGCTTACGCTGGCATGCGACTCCACCGCCCAGACCGAAGAGGTGTATGCCAAACTCACACAGGGTGCACAGAAGATAGAATGTCCTCTTACAGAAACCTTTTTTGCCAAACAATATGCCGAGGTAATCGACCGCTACGGCGTGCTTTG
- a CDS encoding DUF4248 domain-containing protein has protein sequence MKNTEEIPVKSYSLSELSQLYSPTLSLSAATKQLLRWMLRHPNLIPRLHETGWQKGQRRFSSKQISLLFDCIGPP, from the coding sequence ATGAAAAACACAGAAGAAATTCCTGTCAAGAGTTACTCGTTGTCTGAACTCAGCCAATTGTACTCACCCACTCTTTCGCTTTCGGCTGCCACCAAACAGCTGCTTCGCTGGATGCTAAGGCATCCTAACCTTATTCCCCGTCTGCATGAGACAGGATGGCAAAAAGGGCAACGACGGTTCAGTTCCAAACAAATCTCTCTGCTGTTCGACTGCATCGGGCCACCTTAA
- a CDS encoding (4Fe-4S)-binding protein yields MTTKKYYNGEITVVWKPEKCIHSGICVRMLPKVYNPQERPWIKPENATTAELIDQINNCPSGALSFIRNETQNE; encoded by the coding sequence ATGACTACAAAAAAGTATTATAACGGTGAAATTACTGTTGTATGGAAACCGGAAAAATGTATTCATTCCGGTATTTGTGTACGTATGTTGCCAAAGGTATATAATCCGCAGGAACGACCGTGGATAAAGCCAGAAAACGCTACAACCGCAGAGTTGATAGATCAGATTAACAATTGTCCGTCCGGCGCCCTCTCCTTCATAAGGAACGAAACGCAGAATGAGTAA
- a CDS encoding pirin family protein produces the protein MNYKKIAFVTHPQETHWVGDGFKVHNFIPGIPGLEMKDMDPFILLDYNAKMEVTPSDTPRGVGVHPHRGFETVTIAYNGKVQHHDSAGNGGIIGTGDVQWMTAASGVLHKEYYEKEWSRQGGTFQMVQLWTNLPKADKMSAPGYQAIPNETMGRYILPGNSGFVEVIAGKYNDVEGPAHTHSPISLMNARLNLGGKATFSFPENYNTALLVVQGSILANEIDVPENNFVKFENKGEVFTVEATEPDTVVLIMSGKPLHEPIVAYGPFVMNTKQEIMQAFDDLNHGKFGYLED, from the coding sequence ATGAACTATAAGAAAATTGCATTTGTAACGCATCCGCAAGAGACCCATTGGGTAGGTGATGGATTTAAGGTACATAACTTTATCCCCGGCATACCGGGATTGGAGATGAAAGATATGGATCCGTTCATATTGCTCGACTATAATGCAAAGATGGAGGTTACACCCTCAGACACACCCCGAGGCGTGGGTGTACATCCACACCGTGGCTTCGAAACGGTAACCATAGCCTACAACGGCAAAGTGCAACACCACGATAGTGCCGGCAACGGAGGCATTATAGGCACAGGCGATGTACAGTGGATGACGGCTGCATCGGGCGTGCTTCATAAGGAGTATTACGAAAAAGAATGGTCACGACAAGGGGGTACATTCCAGATGGTACAGCTGTGGACCAACCTTCCGAAGGCTGATAAGATGTCGGCTCCGGGCTATCAGGCCATTCCAAACGAAACGATGGGCAGGTACATACTACCCGGAAACAGCGGATTTGTGGAGGTAATTGCCGGAAAATACAACGATGTTGAGGGTCCGGCCCATACCCATTCGCCCATCAGCTTGATGAACGCGCGCCTTAATCTTGGAGGCAAGGCTACGTTTTCTTTCCCCGAAAACTACAATACAGCCTTACTTGTAGTACAGGGAAGTATATTAGCTAACGAAATAGATGTGCCGGAAAACAACTTCGTAAAATTTGAGAATAAAGGAGAAGTATTTACGGTTGAAGCCACAGAACCAGACACGGTTGTGCTAATAATGAGCGGGAAACCACTCCATGAGCCCATTGTAGCCTACGGGCCATTCGTTATGAATACCAAACAGGAGATTATGCAGGCATTCGACGATCTGAATCACGGAAAGTTTGGATATCTGGAAGATTAA
- a CDS encoding alpha-L-fucosidase gives MKKRTTMLLLATAALTHGISCYGSTADSSGITMPVRNTIKIEASDSKETIIEKASHVVPTANQLSALHNEFIAFIHFGPNTFTRMEWGNGMEDPKVFDLKELDTDQWCEAIKAAGMKMVILTVKHHDGFVLWQSRYTTHGIMSSNFRNGKGDVLKDLSESCRKYGLKLGVYLSPADLFQIEHPRGLYGNLSKYTKRTIPRQVEGRPFSNKTTFQFEVDDYNEYFLNQLFEILTEYGPIHEVWFDGAHPKTKGGQTYNYPAWKELIHKLAPQAVIFGREDVRWCGNESGNTRKTEWNVIPYQDNPNTMTQFSDLTDRDLGSREQLYKGKYLHYQQAETNTSIREGWFYRDDTHQRVRSTDDVFDIYERAVGGNSTFLLNIPPNREGKFSPADTKVLNETGQRIRDTYNLNLLANAGGPQQVLDNNPNTYLFLDKDPREIVLTTPTPITINRFLIQEAVATHGERVEQHTLEAYIDGGWKEIAHGTNIGYKRILRFPQVTTNKLRVRFPQVRFTPAISNISAHYYDTRPPQVTSHRDYQGMVTIQPVQHEFNWNAHGENIASNLNAGYKIYYTTDGTEPTDKSEQYKEPFRMDAGQLKAVAILNNLTGTVHTERYGFIKKEWKLLQASSESEKHAAVLAFDEKPETYWSAKASGKHYLAVDLSRTQTITGIAYTPQKENAEGMISKGVVQVSNDGKTWKEAGRFAFGNLINDPTKRYYYLPASVKARYLRIDVSEIAAGKNEASIAELDIF, from the coding sequence ATGAAGAAAAGAACAACGATGTTGCTTCTGGCAACCGCCGCTTTAACCCATGGCATATCGTGCTATGGATCAACGGCCGACTCGTCCGGTATTACCATGCCTGTACGAAACACAATAAAAATAGAAGCCTCAGACAGCAAAGAAACCATCATCGAAAAGGCATCCCATGTAGTTCCAACAGCCAATCAGCTAAGTGCCCTGCACAACGAATTTATTGCCTTTATTCATTTTGGGCCCAATACCTTTACACGTATGGAATGGGGAAACGGGATGGAAGATCCAAAGGTATTTGATCTCAAAGAGCTGGATACCGACCAATGGTGCGAAGCCATTAAAGCAGCCGGCATGAAGATGGTGATACTTACCGTTAAGCACCACGACGGATTTGTGTTGTGGCAAAGCCGCTATACAACCCACGGCATAATGAGTTCCAACTTCCGTAACGGCAAAGGCGATGTACTGAAAGACCTATCGGAATCGTGCCGTAAGTACGGACTGAAGCTGGGAGTTTACCTCTCGCCGGCCGATCTGTTTCAGATCGAGCATCCCCGGGGACTGTACGGCAACCTGAGTAAATATACCAAACGCACCATACCCCGGCAGGTAGAAGGCAGACCGTTCAGTAATAAAACAACGTTTCAGTTTGAGGTGGACGACTATAACGAATACTTCCTGAATCAGTTGTTCGAGATTCTGACCGAATACGGTCCCATACATGAAGTATGGTTCGACGGAGCCCACCCCAAAACCAAAGGCGGACAAACCTATAACTATCCGGCATGGAAAGAGCTGATTCATAAACTGGCACCCCAGGCCGTAATTTTTGGCCGCGAAGATGTACGCTGGTGCGGCAACGAATCCGGCAACACACGCAAAACCGAGTGGAACGTTATACCGTATCAGGATAACCCCAATACGATGACTCAGTTCTCCGACCTTACCGACCGCGACCTTGGTAGCCGCGAACAACTGTACAAAGGTAAGTACCTGCACTACCAACAGGCAGAAACAAACACGTCCATTCGCGAAGGCTGGTTTTACCGCGACGATACCCATCAAAGGGTGCGCAGTACAGACGATGTATTCGACATCTACGAACGGGCTGTAGGCGGAAATTCGACCTTCCTGCTTAACATTCCGCCCAACCGCGAAGGCAAATTCTCGCCAGCCGATACTAAAGTGCTCAACGAAACCGGTCAGCGTATCCGCGATACCTACAACCTCAATTTACTGGCCAATGCGGGCGGTCCGCAACAGGTGCTTGACAACAATCCCAACACCTACCTGTTCCTGGATAAGGACCCTAGGGAAATCGTACTAACCACCCCCACCCCTATAACCATCAACCGGTTCCTTATTCAGGAAGCCGTTGCCACCCATGGCGAGCGTGTAGAGCAACATACCCTGGAAGCATACATTGACGGTGGCTGGAAAGAAATTGCCCACGGAACCAACATCGGATACAAACGTATTTTACGCTTTCCACAGGTTACGACCAATAAACTACGGGTACGCTTCCCTCAGGTTCGCTTTACGCCGGCCATCAGTAATATATCCGCACACTATTACGATACCCGTCCGCCTCAGGTAACATCTCACAGAGACTATCAGGGCATGGTAACCATCCAACCTGTACAACACGAATTTAACTGGAATGCCCATGGCGAAAACATTGCTTCGAACCTGAATGCAGGCTACAAGATTTATTACACAACAGACGGGACAGAACCAACGGATAAGTCGGAACAATATAAGGAACCTTTTAGAATGGACGCAGGTCAGCTTAAAGCCGTTGCCATACTAAACAACCTTACCGGCACGGTACACACAGAACGCTATGGCTTTATAAAAAAGGAATGGAAGCTATTGCAGGCAAGCAGCGAAAGCGAAAAACATGCTGCAGTTTTGGCCTTCGACGAAAAGCCGGAAACCTATTGGTCTGCCAAAGCCTCAGGCAAACACTATCTTGCAGTAGATTTAAGCCGTACCCAAACCATTACCGGCATTGCCTATACACCCCAGAAAGAAAATGCGGAAGGCATGATTTCCAAAGGAGTCGTTCAGGTAAGCAACGATGGGAAAACATGGAAAGAGGCCGGTCGTTTTGCATTTGGCAACCTCATTAACGACCCCACCAAACGCTATTACTACCTGCCAGCATCCGTAAAAGCCCGCTACCTACGCATAGATGTATCCGAAATTGCAGCAGGAAAGAACGAGGCAAGCATCGCAGAGCTGGATATTTTTTAA
- a CDS encoding DUF2975 domain-containing protein, which yields MSKTNNFVFWGLYIVAWLIFVGLSIEAGGLIVNFFFSLYKPEFVQNLYEKLDLSEIYNSSRSAFFGIYSFILTISILKAFLFYIVIRLMQKMDLSKPFSTFVATQIKLISYYTLSIGLLSSIASQFARYLMHHGFVTDNINRFWTDGQAFILMGAVIYIIATIFKKGVDIQDENDLTV from the coding sequence ATGTCAAAAACAAATAACTTCGTATTTTGGGGCTTATATATTGTGGCCTGGCTCATATTTGTGGGCTTAAGCATTGAAGCTGGAGGCTTGATAGTAAATTTCTTTTTCAGTCTGTATAAGCCTGAATTTGTCCAGAATCTTTATGAAAAGCTGGACTTATCTGAAATATATAACAGCAGTAGATCGGCTTTTTTCGGCATCTACAGTTTTATTCTAACCATTTCGATTTTAAAAGCTTTCCTATTCTACATAGTAATCAGACTAATGCAGAAAATGGATTTATCAAAACCGTTCAGCACTTTTGTTGCGACACAAATTAAACTAATTAGCTATTACACTCTTTCAATTGGGCTGCTAAGTTCCATTGCCAGTCAGTTTGCCAGATATTTAATGCATCATGGTTTTGTAACCGACAATATAAACCGATTCTGGACTGACGGTCAGGCATTTATTTTAATGGGAGCTGTAATCTATATTATTGCGACTATTTTTAAAAAAGGAGTAGATATTCAAGACGAAAACGATTTAACAGTATAA
- a CDS encoding DUF2975 domain-containing protein: MKTISTVFLQAVVVLIGILALVILIRVPLTEGRATNLDLLSIYTDPFILYGYAASIAFFVALYKAFRLLGYIGQNKIFSPESVKALKGIKFCAIILGTLIVAAGVYIKIFHSKEDDPAGFLAICIVTTFVSIVVATATAIFEKLLQNAIDMKSENDLTI; the protein is encoded by the coding sequence ATGAAAACAATTTCAACCGTATTTCTTCAGGCTGTAGTCGTGCTGATCGGCATACTGGCACTTGTTATTTTGATTCGGGTTCCGTTAACTGAGGGAAGAGCTACAAACTTAGACTTGCTCAGTATTTACACTGACCCATTTATCTTGTATGGATATGCCGCATCCATCGCTTTCTTTGTTGCGCTGTATAAGGCGTTCCGGTTACTTGGATATATCGGACAGAATAAAATCTTCTCGCCGGAATCCGTAAAGGCTTTAAAGGGCATAAAGTTTTGTGCTATCATACTCGGTACTTTAATTGTGGCTGCCGGAGTTTATATAAAGATATTTCACAGCAAAGAAGACGATCCTGCAGGCTTTCTTGCCATTTGTATTGTGACGACCTTTGTTTCGATCGTTGTTGCAACTGCTACGGCAATATTTGAAAAACTCTTGCAAAATGCCATTGATATGAAATCCGAAAATGACTTAACCATATAA